TACTGTGGCTCCTCTAACGACCCTGATGATGTCATAAGGGGATTCTTCTAATGAGCAGCCCTTCTTCCTGAACTCTCAGCAGAGCTGAttagagttgtgtgtgtgtgtgtggtggtggtgggggggattAGGGTTGTGTGGGAttaggggagtgtgtgtgtgtgtgtgttggagggggGTGTGTGGGCCTGGTGAAAACATCTCATTGTTTATTGCACCTGGCCCACTTCATGTCCACCTGGACACACACCTTCTCCTCATGATGATTGGTCCATCTctcaaattacatttatattttgggaaattttcTAATGTTAAAACACTGTTCTATgcagcacatttacattttttgtttattaaataattactgcaacattaagcattaaaaaaaaaactatattcaGGAAAAATCAGGGCACCATTAAACCTTTCATTTTAATCattcaacatttatttaaatgaatatatgaGCAATTTACaacataaatatacaatatataagcCCATAAGGGAGAAAGGAAAGGTGTGTGTTAGGACTCAGTGATGCGTGTATGTGCATCCTCAGCTCGGGGAACTTTAACGACTTTAATGTTAAAGGGGATGAAGTAGCATGTTAATGCACGGGCATCGCTGTGTGCTAGCATTAGCTCCTGTGCTATCCTCTCAACCGTCCACTCCTGAGGCGTTAGCTTGTGCTTGTTTAGTGCTGTTAGCACCTCCACGATGGTCAGCTTCCCTTTGGGCacgtttgtgatgtcacacactCCAGGGGGCACCAATGATGCACTGAGGGGGCGACAGTCCACCTGCTGCAGCTTCCTCACACCCGCCAACATCTGgaaaatgcacaaacacacatttctatAGTAGGAGCTCATTCACAGCGTAACACTCCACATTAACCGATTTAAAAGTCAGTGATGTCTTctgttagatgtttatttaacatttacagaaggagtctccagtgtcagaggtaaagctgtaactaagttttcaaaaaacctgaccttctccgattttcaccaaattcaCACTGTACATTAAGGAGGTAAAGACTATCCCAGGGGTGCGATTAGTTTGTCCTATCATGCTCCAGAGCTGAGATCCTCATTTctaatttattacacacaataaCATACAGGTTTTAACAGCAAACTATTTAATCTTATTCAGAAGTATATTTACATTCTGTTtaaccctctgtgtgtgtgtgtgtgtgtgtgtgtaccggtgTTTGTGGGTCTTTAGAATCCACATAAACCTGTCTGAGTCGATTCAGTAGAGGATCATCCTTCCTGTGGATCTCActcactataacacacacacacacacagagagaactaTTAATTATCAGGTTGCTAATGATTTTTAAGTGTCTAATGCCCCAAATTGCACGCTAAAGCCCTATACAGTGCACTAACTCTGGCCCACTATCTAGTGCACTCTGTAGGGCGGGAGTGTGCGGTTTAGGACGCGGCCCGGTGCGTCGGTTAGACGGTTAGCAGGTCAGTAAACACGGACATActctttatcatcatcattaccggGCGGGACGCTGCTACTGTGGTTAAACGGTACCGGATGCCGAGGCGCCGCTTCCGGCTTGCTTTTGCCGATTTCACGATGCGCGCGAGCCTCCAGATTGAAGTT
This genomic interval from Ictalurus furcatus strain D&B chromosome 2, Billie_1.0, whole genome shotgun sequence contains the following:
- the ndufaf4 gene encoding NADH dehydrogenase [ubiquinone] 1 alpha subcomplex assembly factor 4; the protein is MGARVGRLFRNFNLEARAHREIGKSKPEAAPRHPVPFNHSSSVPPVSEIHRKDDPLLNRLRQVYVDSKDPQTPMLAGVRKLQQVDCRPLSASLVPPGVCDITNVPKGKLTIVEVLTALNKHKLTPQEWTVERIAQELMLAHSDARALTCYFIPFNIKVVKVPRAEDAHTRITES